The Hippopotamus amphibius kiboko isolate mHipAmp2 chromosome 3, mHipAmp2.hap2, whole genome shotgun sequence genomic interval AAGAAAGAGCaagttttttcatttaaatataaatatgtaattgcaGTCTTATCCAtaagtttaataataataaatatgaagtTGTAAGGTTTTGATTAaccatatatataccacataagAAAATACTTTAATAGGTATTGCCTTGAAAGACTCAATGAAATCAACAATATGTACAATTTTCTAAGCTTTTTAATTGTGTGCTTTAATCCAGTTGCCTAAGTGGAAGAATACATATGCTTACTTGCTATATAAGACTTGGCAAGGTGTTTGTGATAACATCAGAAATTAAGAAAGTCAGTTGTTTTACAGAGAGCATAACGAACTACTCCAAAATATATGACTTAAAAACAGCTGATTAtttatagataaaatagataatcaacaaggtcttcctgtatagcacagggaactctactcaatactctgtaataacctatatgggtaaaaattctgaaaaattatatgtatatatttatatgcataactaaatcactttgctgtacacctgaaactaacacaacattgtaaatcaaatacattccaatacaaaaaattaaaatattaaataaatatataaataaatataaaatatcccACCCAAACAAGAGCTGCTTGTTGCAGGGATCACTAACACATGAGCAGTAAGTTAGCTCCACTGTTCTGATCCTGATATGACTGATCTTGGCTCAGTTTGGTTCTGTGTATGATACCAGCTTGGCAGGTTAAGATGAACTAAGAGGGCCTCACACTCAAGTCTGGAGGTTGGCTAGATGCTGTTTCATGGGATGGGGTGTGGGCTATTCTGCTTACTATCTAATGTGCTAGTCTGTGTTTTTTCACATGGCAGCTTTTCTAAGGGATTGTGCAAATTCCAAGAGATTATGAAAAAGCCACAGGGCCTCTGAGAGTCTTAAAACTGGGACAGTGTCACTTCAGCTGCCTTCTGTTAGCCAAAGCTAATCACAAAAGTGTCTTATGTTCAACAAATGGAGGAACTAATTTGACCATTTAATCAGAAGAGTGGAAAGGTGCATGGATACCCGGATACTGGAGAATTGGGACCATATTTGCAATCTACCTCATTGAGTAACAAGTCCTTCTGAAAGATATAATCTCCAAAATTTTAGCCTTCAACAAAATTGGAAGGCAATCTACTTTTGTTTAatgcattactttaaaaaaattgatgaaagaaCATTGTGAGAAATTGGTTGAAATATGTGTGTCATTCCTATTTCAGCAAAATTTCAGACACAATTTCTATTCCCACCTACCTTTAATACAACCAAATATTCTCATTATTTTCATCTATTAATAAGTAGACATTGGGGAAATTTCTctagacatatttttaaagatttatttgtttgtttgtttatttatttattggctgtgttgggtcttcattgctgcacataggcttcctctagttgcagtgagtgggggctactcttcatttcagtgtgcgggcttctcattgcagtggtttctcttgctgtggagcatgggctctaggcacccaggcttcagtagttacagcacgtgggctcagtagttgtggctcacaggcttatttgctctgcagcatttgtgaccttctcagaccagggcttgaacccttgccccctgcattggcagggggatttttaaccactgtgccactaggaaagtcccaCGTAGACATATTGAgtagagggaaggagaagggtgTACAATTCATTCAAGCAAAAATGAGTTATTAATGTGAGAGATCTCATATTTTAATTTGCCAGATTAAATAGAACCTAATGACTGCTTCgttgacattttattttgagtATGGTTATAAAGCAATAAGTTTTCAACTCTTAGGGCAACTccaagtgcttttatttttaatggttggAGTTTAGTTGAGAAGGATACAGATGTTatgttcagaaaacaaaaaatcataaagaattgATCATGCTTTTAGTGTCTTCATAGGCAGCATATTGGCATGAATTGCAGGTTGGGCAGGTACTCATCATGCATCTTCTTTGCATGGAAGCTTTTCTGAGAGCTAGTCTACCATTTTTTAAGCCTCTGGTGAAATCTAGTGTAGCTTGCATGCTGCCATATTGGCGCTCTTTTGAAAACATATTCAAATACAGATCGTATCTTATCAACTTTCATTCATGCCAAGTAGCCTGTATACACAGTACAAAAAAacaagcacacacatatacatatacacatgcatcATGCAATAtttactcaataaaaattttgttgGATCACTGACTCAGTATTATATTCTCACCTCCTTTTATGTCATGCTTTAGTCTCCTGAATGAAACTCCTACCTTACTGAAACGTCTTCTAAAACTCTTTCTATTGTCCAAGGCCAAGTTTACATAACATCTATTTTAAGAATGCATCTCACTTAggactctaaatggattaaaacttttctttctctcaaatgCTCTGTGAAACTTACTATTTTCTGCTTTCTACAATGGTCACTTTCTTAACTGCCCTCCTCTCAACTCTGGATTTTCATTCCTTGAAGGATGAAGACTATGTCTTATTTTAACTGTGATTTGTACTTTTATAAAAGAATTGCATGTGTGGCCTAGTCCACTCCAGGTATAATGAAGGAGGATGAAATTCATCCTTATTTAGTTTATAGAAGGCATTCCACATGGCATCTATACTGCCTTTTAATCGTCACAATCAGATTAGTTTATTTTGTCTCAATTTTTTGGattaaagagtaaatatttgaGAGGTTGCTTGTTATTTCCCAGTGAGTAAGAAACAGAGTCAAGTTTAGTTTCTTTGCACCAAAGTCCAAATTCTATCTATTTTATAGCATTAACTcttcattaattttaaatttatcttgaaAAACCAACCTTTACAGACATGCTTTATTTGCATACCAAGGATGAACTCTACTAGACTAATATGCTCAATAAGAAAAAACTTTCATGTCCATGATTTTGCTGATCGTATCCTTGACATCTTTATTTCTCAGACTGTAGATCAGGGGATTCAACATGGGGATCACCACTGTGTAAAACACAGAGAGCACTTCGACTGTGTGCCTGGAGTTTTTGGAGTTGGGCACGCAGTAGAGGAAGAGGATGGTGCCGTGGAAGATGCTGATGGCGGTCAGgtgggaggcacaggtggagaaggctttgcGGCGACCACTGGCTGAACACATCTTGAGGATGGTGACAGCGATAAATACATAAGACAGGAGAATGATAAAGAGTGTGCTGACCTCATTGAAGGTCGCAAAAATGAAAAGTAGCACCTGGCTGAGAGAAGTATCAGAGCAagagagggagagcagggaggagaaCTCACAGAAGAAGTGATTGATTGTGTTAAAACCCCAAAATGATAATTTGGGAACAGAACATGTGAGTATCAAGGAGCAGGCTATTCCCCAGGCATAAGATCCAACAACTAACATAGCACAGAGTTTCTGGGACATGACGACTGTGTAGAGCAGAGGGTTGCAAATGGCCACAAAGTgatcataggccatcacagctaATAAAAAGGACTCAGTCACCACAAAAGTGCAAATGAAAAAGAACTGTACCACACAGCCTACAAATGCAATGTTTCTGTCTTCTACCACGAGGTTCACCATGGCCTTGGGAGCAACGGTGGAAGAATAACAGAAATCCACAAAGGAGAGGTGgctgaggaaaaagtacatgggggtgtggagtttgggattaatttTAACGATTACAATCATCCCAAGATTCCCTACAACAGTGACAGTGTAGATGGCCAGAAATATCAAGAAGAGGGGGACTTGCAGCTTTGGGTAATCTGAGAAGCCCAAGAGAATGAACATGGCCCTGCTCTTATTTGTCTCTAACAGTAACATCATTTCCGTTTGTCAGAATGTAGATCAGTcctggaaacaaaaatattaaggaaagtgGTGATATAAGACACTAGGTTCACTACTTTTTACGAagactaaaaaatgaaacaaaatatctcTTTCAGAATTTCTCTATGTATTTTTCATGCAAGATATGCTAAATGTCTAAAATCTTGAAAagaataactatttaaaatttttctttaagtaaagCAATAcaattactgaattttttaattctcatgtttaaaagttagaaataaaaatatgtaatcaaGGGATTCGgggttattttaaatgaaatcctCCTATAACACTTTCAGGTctcctgaaacattataaattcATGAAAGATTAACCTAGCATAGTATAATTACTGGTTATGTCAGTCctataattgaaaacaaaaatgagacatttctaaacaaattaatttttgcatCATATGTTCACAATGTGCCATTAGGAATAAACCCCTAACACTTTACATTTGTGCCTTTATTGTTAATGCCAGATAGCACTTTAgtacttgtttttgtttcagaCTCATTAAATCTGTTGTCAAATAAATCTTAATTAATTTTTCAGAGAGTGTTCTTCTCAACTTAGGGAGTCCTGGTTGTCAATTCCCTCTCACCACTTGAGGAATAATAAAGTTGAACAAATGATAATGATAATCTAATCTACTTCTTTGTAGACTAGAATGGAGATCTTTGACCTTCCCTATAACATGCAAATAAGGAACAGTTTACACATCTATGACTTGAACCCTGATCCAGGGTCCCAGCAATTATCCATTTTTCTACAATAGACTCTGATCCATGTTCAAGGCCTAGATACTAAGATATTTCCTTTATTCATGACTATACTCTTATTTTATGACAAACTAGAGACTTTAAATTTCTGGGAAATTGTCCAAAGAGTGTACATACCTCAGAGCTGTATTAGAAAGCAGCATTAAGATGAGATGAGAAAGggatttaagaaaattttctctCTCAGAAAGAATAACTATCTGCAGTAAAGATTCTAACCAAGAAATGTCCTTTCCTGGCCTCTCCTCGTTGGGAGGGATGCATACGTTCTCATATCTAGAGTCACAACCTTTGGGACATACAGCCTGAAGACTATCTGCTCTGTCATTCTCTTAAAGCCAtaagataaataattaaaattaatcacCATTCTCTGATGTAATTCTTATGTCCTCGAAAACCTGGAGCAGCATTAGGGGCATTTCATTTGAGAAtttatatgtgttttgtttttttattagtaatatctTGCTTTAATGGGTACATTTGCTATAATTAATGAACTAATGTTCATACATGATGATTAagtaaagtccatagtttacataaGGGTTTACTCTTTCTATtgtacagttctgtgggttttcATCAATTTATATGTTAAAGTCACTTCTCTCAGCCCCTTCATCACTCCAATACTTTCCTACAATTATGAAGATTGTGTAAGGATAGCAGCCATCATTATCAAATGCTAATTGAATGACTCTAACATGCCAGGCATAATCCTCTCCCTCCAAACTTCCACTCTAACCACAAGGCAGAAGTATGAAGATCCATCTCTTAGGTTACTGTGATTTATTGAGAGTTAaagcagaaatatttacaaaattaaatattcatttgggAAAATGATTTAGTCCCTCTAAGTGTTTCCTCTATTCCACCACCACATTTATTCCATTAATTACTTTTAGATATTGAATTATTGAAATAACACTTattcatgaaagaaaacataaactacagaatttaaataaggaaaaaaacccaacaatttagaaataattgTCATCAATTTAACTGCATTTCAAATCTCGCATACAAGTTTAGAGAAATGTGACTGACATTACCTGACTCCctgaagcaaaaaataaaggtGACCATCACCAGTGGTGTAGTGTGGATATCATTTACCCCCTGATATAATGTGTTGAAAAACTTCACCTCTGTTATATTCTTTCCCCCAAACCAATAATCCCAGGTTAATGTGAGAAAATCATTAGGTAACCCCATATGTAGAAGCATCCTACAGGATACCTCACCAGTAATCCTTAGAATTGTCGAAGCCAAGAATTACTAGAAAAGAGTGAAAAACTGTTACAGACCAGAGGAGGTATAGGAGCTATATCAGCTTAATGTAACGTGGTACCTGGACTggattccagaaaagaaaaagggtattaatgggaaaaaaatattggaatctaaaaaaatttagATTTAAGTGATCATAATGtaccaatatttcttttttaatattcattttactgTGGTAAGAACACCATATGAAACCTACACCCTTAAGAGATTTTAAGTATACCAAACAGTATTGTTGACTACAGATATGATGTGTATACGCtacatctctagaacttattcaacTTGTtcaactgaaactttatgcctaTTGATTTATaacttcccctttctccctccacctgcctctgGCATCTATCACTCGACTTTTGATTCTATGACTTTGATTCCATTGGATACATCATAGaggtggaatcatacagaatctgtctttctgtgactggccaatgtcactaagcataatatcttCAATGTTCATCCATGTGGTCACACATTGcagaatttcatcttttttttaagtctgaaatgtattccattttatgtatatgccactttttctttatccacttatttATCCACAGACATTTAGatgttgtttccacatcttggctattgtgaatagttctGCAGTAAGCACAGGAATGCTAGTATTTCTTTGAAATCATGGTTtcaattctttggaaaaatatcaagaagcaggatcactggatcatatagttatttaatttttatactgtGAAGAATCtacatactattttccatagcagctgcaccattttgcatctCTACCACGAGTGtacagtttctctgcatccttgccgaCACGTGCTTTCCTTTGCTGGTGATGGTCATCCTGACAGGTGTGCGCTGATGTCTCACTcgggtcttgatttgcatttccctgatgattagcgaccTTGggcatgtttttcttcctttaatatgCCTACTGGCCATTGGTACATCTTCTTAGAAAAGAACGTTTCAATCATATCTTGAGTTAAGTTTTTAGTTAGGCTactaggtttgttttttgtttgtttgttttgtttttttctttttggtattggGTTGTATGAGTTATTTCTATACTTATTGGATATTTATCACATACTTGCATTGCAAATATTATTTCCCATTCTGTTGCCTCTTCATTTGTCCATTTCCTATGCTGTGTAGAAGATTGtgacaaatgtatgatgacaaTTATGTGAGATATTAACAATGTGGATAATTCAGAGTGCTATGGGATCAGCACATCCCAGTTCACCTGAAGCTGTCTTTGTTTTAGTACTGTTAACTCATGCATACCAGAAATTCCCTTAATCATATTCCTTTATAATGAAGACTTCTTTCTCAGACTAATATTTCTGATAAGGTCACCTCTGTTTCTACAACACTAGAACCACATAGTTCCAGATGTTTCAGCACTAAAGGCAAGAGGTCCCATATAACAGTGAAAACATTTTATGGTCCTATATGTTGAGATATCCAAAGATTTAAGGATCGATCAGAAAGCAATATTTCCAAGTCAATTATCACtattataaaattctttattggTAATATTTTTCAGAGTTTCACATTCTTGGCACTATTGATATCTTGAGTTAGATTATCCTTTTTATGGGGACCTACCCGCTACATGGTACCAGTATAGCAAAATATCTGGCCTCCATCCACTAGATTATAGTAGCACCTTCACCCCTGGTCCCTCCGTTGTGGcaatcaaaaatgtctcagaCTCTGTCTAATGTTCCTTGGGAGGTGACAGGAGGTGCATAAACCActaccttttctttctgtttctttttttttttttgattcagatAGATTTTCATGTTCTTCTGTCTAACCTATGTGCAAATTAAATATCTAATTCCTTATCTCCCAAATGATACTATTATACAGATTAAACAATCTGTATTATCATTAAACCTGAGAAGCATGGTATCTAAAATCTTTATCCTCATAATTTCTTCCcacgttttttttctttttcctcttgtgattcagcatttgttttttcCATGCTTTAAAATGTGATTTGGAGCTGTTGATTCTGTTTCTGCAGAAGCTTCACTTTAATTCTTTTCAATTCAGTTTTGTTTAAATACCTGCCTATTCTCCCTTGCACAATTCTTCCAAAAACttacagaagcagagagacaTGTACCTGAAAACTCTAAGAGCCCCTCTGCTCCTACACTCCCAGGAAACACTTGTTCAGGTCACCACTATGAAGGAGGACAGCGAAGACAGGCTCCTCTACAAAGCTCTCTAGAAAGTATGTGCTTCCTGTTCCTGTTTCTTAATGATTGTAGCGGTTCAAAATTTCCCCCAAGTGACTTTTCCCATGAAGAAATGACTGAACCTAAGGTGTCTTTTGACATCTTACATGGGCTGTGGAAAAGGCAGcccccctccagcctctggagAGCTAGCTGGTTTGGGGGAGAGACTAAGACTCATGTCTCTTCCACTCCCTGTGCCACAAGGGCCCTGGAGAAAACCCCTTGCCTTCGTTCTTCAAAGGTCTCAAAACACGCAATTAAAATTAATCATTGTTTTCTCATGTAATTCACGTTTCTTGGAAAacctgaagaaaaacaaattgcaggtttagaaacattttatatgaatgttaatcaaaatttgtatgttttctCCCCATGGTCCATGACCATTCCCATAGACTCCAAAAATGTTGGATAATGAGAAGTCATAGCAGAAGTTACCTTTATTACTCAGcaaacatttctcatttttagcacttttctttactgttttaattttttagatttattgaagtataattgacaaaaattgtaGGTATTTAAGGTATACCATTTGATGTTCTGGtaaacatatacattgtgaaataatcaccaccatcaagctaattaacatgtACATCTCTTCATGTtaccatttttcctctttttttaaataatgaaaacactTAAGTTCTACCCACTTagcaagtttctttctttttaatttttattttattttatgtatatatatatattttggggggctgtgttggatctttgatgctgcacatggtctctctctagttgcggcaagctagggctactctttgctgtggtgagtaggcttctcagtgctgtggctcctcttgctgtagagcacaggctctaggcgggcaggcttcagtagttgcggggcataggtttagctgctccacagcatgtgggatcttcccggatcagggaacaaacctgtatcccctgaactggcaggtggattcttaactttGTACCCTGTGACCAACATCTCTccattcccttctcctctctgccctAACAACCATCATTCTATGTTCTGCTTCTATGAGTCTATTTTAGATTACACACacaagtgagatcatgcagtatttcttttcaaaaaatatttacatctCTACCATGTTCCTGAGCTCTGTAAGACATAGCTGGCCCTGGTGACACTGACTATACTGAAGACTGGGAAGATCCTATCTTCAGGTCACTCAGCTACTTTGTTATCATCCTGCCAATGATATTACTATTTGTGGGAACAGAATCCTTAGCTTTATGTTCTTCATCTGAAATACCTGGCATAACTCTGATTTTCTTCACATCAGGAGTAAGGATGTGCTCACCATTCAAGTTCATGTATTAATTGCTACAGCCAAACCTggatttcatttattaaaatatttaattcattttaaaaaattctgaatattATTTTGTTAGGTATTGATTATTCTTTTCAAAAGTCATTTTTAATCTGGTATGAGCAAATGCTCTTGTGATTTAATTTACTTCTTGCAGTGTGAATATTAAAGAAGATTGACTGTATGGCAAAAACATTTGCAAGAAACTCTGCAATTTGCTGCCATTAAATgtgatgtttaatttttgttcctTATAAATGTCATCTCCTCATTACTATTGTATCCATTTAGAGGTACAATATATTTCTGTCAGTGTTTTAAGATAGCGAAGGCTAATAGAAAAGGTAGTGTATACTACACTAGCATAACACCACTGGGTCTTGCAGAGAAAATTTTGTACTTTGAATgttaaataatgttataaaataacATATCCTTTActcctttttaaagaataaaaagctgATCAGTGAGGGATGTAACTGTGGGATATTACCCAGTCTTGTAGAAAAATCAATGCTAAACATACAATTAATTAAAGAATTTAATGTATGTTAATGGATATATTACACACTAATAGCGAAGAAAAGAatgctcaataaaagttgttgTAAACATTACTATATAGCTTGGGAAGGGAAATTGGACAATTTGTAATCATCCTTCAtatagcaaacaaataaacaaaacccaataaGTTTCATACATACTAAAATTGAAGTTTAAAATACCATACAAACTTGAGATACAATATAGAATTAAGCAGGATTTATTTTCACTGCATTTATACTTCAAATTGCCAAATAATgagtataaatacataaaaaatgttaGCTACAGATCAATAGCAGGCCTAATCcataaaattaaatgacattaTCAAATTATGATATTTTGTAAGTATTATCCTTAGAGGTTAATgcttttaatatgtaaaatgcctcacaaattattatgaaaaacatCAACATCCAGTAGAAA includes:
- the LOC130849282 gene encoding olfactory receptor 5D18-like; this encodes MLLLETNKSRAMFILLGFSDYPKLQVPLFLIFLAIYTVTVVGNLGMIVIVKINPKLHTPMYFFLSHLSFVDFCYSSTVAPKAMVNLVVEDRNIAFVGCVVQFFFICTFVVTESFLLAVMAYDHFVAICNPLLYTVVMSQKLCAMLVVGSYAWGIACSLILTCSVPKLSFWGFNTINHFFCEFSSLLSLSCSDTSLSQVLLFIFATFNEVSTLFIILLSYVFIAVTILKMCSASGRRKAFSTCASHLTAISIFHGTILFLYCVPNSKNSRHTVEVLSVFYTVVIPMLNPLIYSLRNKDVKDTISKIMDMKVFSY